The DNA segment ATCGCCAGCCCCAGCTTTGGCCCCACGCCGCTCACCCCGGTCAGTAGATCGAACAGCCGCACGCTGTCGGTATCCGCAAAACCGAACAGCAACTGGGCGTCCTCGCGCACGATGAACCGGGTGTTCAGTTCGGCGGGTTGCCCCACCACCAGTTTTGCCAGCGTTCCTGCCGGGCACTGGACCTCGTAGCCCACGCCGCCCGCCACCACCACGGCGCTGTTCTCGCGCACCTCGCGCACCACGCCGGACAGGTAAGCAATCATTGCCCAGGATTCTAGTGGGTCGCGCGGGCGCAGGCTGTGGGAGTGGGCAGGATTTGCAGGGGCTGGAGAAGCGTGGGTGTCACCCGGCCACCGACAATCTCACCCCGGCCATTTTTCAGAACATGCCCCGGTGTTAGACTTCCTGCGGCAGACCCCGCTCTACTGAGCCGAAGAAGCCCTTTGAGAGCATCCCATTTCCCGCCCCATCCCTTTTTGCGCTGTACCCAAGCCCGGCCCACAACAGGAGAAACCACAATGCAATACGTTGTTCACCGCCCCCGAGTGGGCGTGTTTATCGATACCCAGAACCTCTACCACTCTGCGCGTGACCTGCTGGAGCGCACCGTCAACTTCGAGACGCTGCTGAACGTGGCCGTGGATGGCCGCGAGTTGCTACACGCCATTTCTTACACCGTGGAGCGCGAGAATGAGGCCACCGCCCGGCCCTTCATCTACAAGCTGTCCACGCTGGGCTTCAAGGTGCGGCGCATGAACCTGCACCTGCACCACGTCACCGATGGCGGTAAGCCCATCTACGAGGGCAACTGGGACATGGGCATCGTGGCCGACATGGTGCGACTGATGGACCATCTGGACGTGGTAGTGCTGGGCAGCGGTGACGGCGATTTCACCGACATGGTGGAGGTCTTGCAGGAACGCGGCAAGCGCGTGGAGGTCATCGCCTTCCGCGAACACACCGCCCAGCGCTTGATCGACGCCGCAGACCGTTTCATGCACCTGCCCGACATCGAGGACGCGTTGATGCCCGCCCGCCAGCGCAACAACGCCAAGGCCGACGAGCCGAAACCCGAAGAAACCGTCCAGTAATCCAGAAATGCCCGATCTAAATCCCCATGACGCGGACGCTGTTCTCGCCCGCCTGAACTTCACGCTACCTCCGGAGCGCATCGCCCAGACCGGGGCCGAACCGCGCGACTCCTCCCGCCTGATGGTGGTGGGCCAGAACGAGATTTCGCACCGCGTCTTCAGCGATCTGCCCTCGCTGCTTCGCCCCGGCGACTTGCTGGTGTCCAACCAGAGCCGCGTGATTCCTGCCCGTGTGATGGCGCGCAAGCCCGTGACCCCCGAAGGCCACGGTGGCGGAGCAGTGGAAGTGATGCTGCTGCGCGAGGAAGAGAACAATGTCTGGAGCGCATACCTCAAACCTGCAAAACGGGCTGGGAAAGAGTTGTGGCTGGGGGAGCATCGAGCCGAAGTCGTCGGCATTCTGGAAGACGGCGCACGCCTTTTGCATTTCGAGCATGACCTCAAGCCCCACCTGGACGAGATCGGACGGCTGCCCCTACCGCCGTACATCGATGCTGGAGATGACGACGAGATGTGGCGTGAGCGGTATCAGACGGTGTATGCCCGCGATCCCGGCAGCGTGGCCGCCCCCACCGCCGGGCTGCACTTCACGCCGGAGTTGCTGGCCCGACTGGACGGTATGGGCGTGGAACGCTGCGCCGTGACGCTGCATGTCGGCGCGGGCACCTTCCGGCCCATCCAGGGATCGGTCGCGGACCACACCATGCACGCCGAGCGGTACTCGGTAAGCGAGGTCACCGCGCAGGCCATCAACCGTGCCAGGGCCGAGAGCCGCCGCACCGTCGCTGTCGGCACCACCACCGTTCGCACGCTGGAAAGCGCCTGGGACGGGCAAATGGTACAGGCGGGCGAGGGCGATACGCGAATTTTCATCACGCCCGGCACCCCCGTTCACGTTCCAGACCTGCTGATCACCAACCTCCACCTGCCAGGCAGCACTCTGCTGCTGCTGGTCTCCGCCTTTGCTGGAGAGGATCGCATCCGGGCCGCCTACGACGCGGCGCTGGCGGGGGATTACCGCTTTTACTCGCTGGGTGACGCGATGCTGCTGGAAAATCAACGGGAGGCTAAAGCCTAATTCAGCGTCCGTTGCCCCGGCACGTCCAGCATGAACGCCGGAATCGGCACCCGCACCCTCGCGCCCCAGGCGTCCTGCATGGCGTAATAGCCGCGCATCACACCCGGCGTAGCCTCCACCGTTACGAAGGAATCGTAGACGAAGGTGCCGCCCGGCGCGATCACGGGCTGCTCGCCCACCACGCCGTCACCGTCCACATTGATCTCGTGGCCCAGGGCGTCCACGATGTCCCAGTACCGGGCCAGCAGTTGCCAGGTCTGATCGTGGTGGTTCTCGATACGGATCACGTAGGAAAAAACCCTGCGCTCCGGCGTACTGTGCGCGGCCAGATGGCTGACCTGCACGCTGACGCGGATGTCCGGCGCAGTGTCGGCCCCAGTGTCTGGACTGGGAGGGTCTGAACGTTCTGAATCGGGGGGAGGACGGCTCATGGCCCTCAGAGGATAGCGGAGGCCACCGCCGCAACGTGCCCCGGCGGACCGCATGAGCAATCGGTGATTCATATGCTGAAGGCAACGCGAGGAAGCCTGCTCTACACTGCCCTGCGTGACTTCTAACTCAGAACTGGGCATCAACAAGGACTTCCTTTTCGCGCTGCTTTCCGAAGCCGCACCCAGCGGTCTGGAACGCCGCGCCGCCGACGTCTGGAAAGCCGAGGCCAGCGCCTTCGCCCGCGTCTCCGAGGACCATTACGGCAACGTGTATGCCGAACTGGGGCCACAGGACGCGCCCGCGATTGCCTTGATGGGCCACTTGGACGAGATCGGCCTGATCGTCTCGCATGTGGGCGACGAGGGCTTTCTCAGCGTGCTGCCCATCGGCGGCTGGGACCCGCAGGTGCTGGTAGGCCAGCGCATCCGTCTGCTGGCACCGGGCGGCGACCTGCTGGGCGTGATCGGCAAGAAAGCCATCCACGTCATGGAATCCGAGGAGCGCAGCAAGGCCAGCAAACTCGAGGACCTGTGGATCGACGTGGGCCTGAGCAAGGAGGACGCACAGGAGCAGATTCCGGTAGGCACCTACGGCGTGATCGAGCAGGGACCGATCATGGTGGGAAACAAGATCGTCAGCCGGGCGCTGGACAACCGCGTGGGCGCGTTTGTGGTGCTGGAAGCCCTCAAGGCGCTGAAGGACACGGACCTCAAGCACCGCGTCGTGGCCGTGGGGACCAGCCAGGAAGAAATCGGATTGTTCGGCGCACAGATGGGCGGCCATAAAATTGATCCCATCGCTGGAATCGCCGTGGACGTGACGCACGAAACCAAGCAGAACGGCGTCAGCGAGAAGAAATACGGCGTGATTCACTTCGGCAGCGGTGCGAATCTGGGCGTGGGGCCAACCAGCAGCCCGGTGGTGGTCCGCCAGCTTCAGGAGGCCGCCCGCAAGAACGGCATTCCCTTCACCCTGGGGGCCAACACCTCGCGCACCGGCACCGACGCCGACGCGCTGACGCGGGTGCGTTCAGGCGTGCCCACCGCCGTGGTCAGCATTCCCAACCGCTACATGCACAGCCCCAGCGAAATGGTGGACGCCCACGACGTCAAAGCCTGCATCGACATTATCGCCGCCTGGGTAAAGGATCTGGAGGAAGGGCCAGACTTTACGCGGATCTGAAACTAAGAGCGTGTTTTAGAAGGTGTCTCATTTTGAGGCAGAAGATGGATGTCGTTTCGTTCAGGCCGCGCTGGGAAGGCGTTTGCGGTTCCCCCCTCCCAGCCTCCCCCACAGGGGGGGAGGAGCTAAAAGCGCGTGTTCCTGGGACTCGCAGAAATCCTGAAAGGCTTTTGAAATACGCTCTAACCGTCAGAGGACGCCACGCAGATTTTGAGTGGCGTCCTTGTTTTCTGTCAGCCTGCCACAAACCGGAGCGTTCCCTGCGGCACATTCTCGCCGCGTTCCAGGGTGGGAACCACCGTGCTGGTGCTGAGGCCCGCCGCGAGCCGCACGTCCTCGCCCAGACCCAGGGCAGCCAG comes from the Deinococcus sp. AJ005 genome and includes:
- the apaG gene encoding Co2+/Mg2+ efflux protein ApaG, coding for MSRPPPDSERSDPPSPDTGADTAPDIRVSVQVSHLAAHSTPERRVFSYVIRIENHHDQTWQLLARYWDIVDALGHEINVDGDGVVGEQPVIAPGGTFVYDSFVTVEATPGVMRGYYAMQDAWGARVRVPIPAFMLDVPGQRTLN
- the queA gene encoding tRNA preQ1(34) S-adenosylmethionine ribosyltransferase-isomerase QueA — its product is MPDLNPHDADAVLARLNFTLPPERIAQTGAEPRDSSRLMVVGQNEISHRVFSDLPSLLRPGDLLVSNQSRVIPARVMARKPVTPEGHGGGAVEVMLLREEENNVWSAYLKPAKRAGKELWLGEHRAEVVGILEDGARLLHFEHDLKPHLDEIGRLPLPPYIDAGDDDEMWRERYQTVYARDPGSVAAPTAGLHFTPELLARLDGMGVERCAVTLHVGAGTFRPIQGSVADHTMHAERYSVSEVTAQAINRARAESRRTVAVGTTTVRTLESAWDGQMVQAGEGDTRIFITPGTPVHVPDLLITNLHLPGSTLLLLVSAFAGEDRIRAAYDAALAGDYRFYSLGDAMLLENQREAKA
- a CDS encoding M42 family metallopeptidase yields the protein MTSNSELGINKDFLFALLSEAAPSGLERRAADVWKAEASAFARVSEDHYGNVYAELGPQDAPAIALMGHLDEIGLIVSHVGDEGFLSVLPIGGWDPQVLVGQRIRLLAPGGDLLGVIGKKAIHVMESEERSKASKLEDLWIDVGLSKEDAQEQIPVGTYGVIEQGPIMVGNKIVSRALDNRVGAFVVLEALKALKDTDLKHRVVAVGTSQEEIGLFGAQMGGHKIDPIAGIAVDVTHETKQNGVSEKKYGVIHFGSGANLGVGPTSSPVVVRQLQEAARKNGIPFTLGANTSRTGTDADALTRVRSGVPTAVVSIPNRYMHSPSEMVDAHDVKACIDIIAAWVKDLEEGPDFTRI
- a CDS encoding NYN domain-containing protein; its protein translation is MQYVVHRPRVGVFIDTQNLYHSARDLLERTVNFETLLNVAVDGRELLHAISYTVERENEATARPFIYKLSTLGFKVRRMNLHLHHVTDGGKPIYEGNWDMGIVADMVRLMDHLDVVVLGSGDGDFTDMVEVLQERGKRVEVIAFREHTAQRLIDAADRFMHLPDIEDALMPARQRNNAKADEPKPEETVQ